In one window of Bacillota bacterium DNA:
- a CDS encoding HNH endonuclease, whose product MGRHLVALVDDEDYDRVARYRWYKTSRASGALYAQTRINGRSVAMHRFILNPPDGVEVDHRDGSGLNNQKTNLRLCARQQNRWHARGSRRWADGVLTKGISRERDRSGAVWLWYASITVNGIVWRAGPYRTRQEAMDAYDEAARRIFGEYAWTHAEGYVSPQRPGELVVASRMHDGMPSLQGQRLKQAA is encoded by the coding sequence GTGGGTCGTCATCTGGTAGCCTTAGTGGACGATGAGGATTACGACCGCGTCGCGCGTTACCGCTGGTACAAGACATCTAGGGCTTCAGGCGCCTTGTATGCCCAAACTCGCATCAACGGCCGTTCCGTGGCGATGCATCGGTTTATCCTGAATCCTCCTGATGGCGTAGAGGTAGACCACCGGGACGGCAGCGGGCTGAACAACCAGAAAACCAACTTGCGCTTGTGCGCTCGCCAGCAGAACCGGTGGCACGCGCGCGGAAGCCGAAGATGGGCCGATGGCGTGCTAACGAAGGGAATCTCGCGCGAGCGTGATCGATCCGGCGCGGTGTGGTTGTGGTATGCGAGCATCACGGTAAACGGGATTGTGTGGCGCGCCGGGCCGTACCGGACTCGTCAGGAAGCCATGGATGCGTACGATGAGGCAGCCCGGCGCATCTTCGGGGAGTATGCCTGGACGCATGCTGAAGGGTACGTCTCTCCACAGAGGCCAGGAGAACTGGTCGTTGCTTCCCGGATGCATGACGGGATGCCGTCATTGCAGGGGCAGCGACTGAAGCAAGCGGC